One genomic region from Thunnus maccoyii chromosome 16, fThuMac1.1, whole genome shotgun sequence encodes:
- the rab3gap2 gene encoding rab3 GTPase-activating protein non-catalytic subunit isoform X2: MSCSLLEFCRLQELKTVRDYLFQSQKTKPVEEKNQAENELSWDTSDWEAAWDSGDGKEEEATSATTVEEETTGQSEPWLQDCIVSLSPCSDLLVVAREQKAVFLSAKWRTDDSGREEMTLAVSWTGSLSSDEGECVSSAICIPLASQKRSSTGRPDWTCVVVGFTSGYVRFYTENGVLLLAQLLHEDPVLRLKCRTYEIPRHPGVTEQHEELSILYPAALVTIDGFSLFQSLRACRNQVARAAAAGSDVIQPPPLAYKKWGLQDMDTIVDHSSVGIMTLSVFDQMKNASILGGFNASVKGSPPAMSQYIAVGGGPYTGFYYAVEGSSQPLLSHVAMAVASKLTSALFSAASGWLGWNKNKNEEEAVQKQKPKVEAATPLGVRFGLPDSRRHGESICLSPCNTLAGVTDDFGRVTLLDLARGIAIRMWKGYRDAQLGWLQVPEERGDREHSPSVSLPRRHALFLVIYAPRRGILEVWGMQQGPRVGAFTVGKHCRLLYAGYRLMGVNSVTSQGWKLHTQQVCLLDPITGALRTVNIPFHLALSDKKSERAKDMHLLKRLTAILKSREVEPDILESEAKSVLLDIKHPAIKKQALESLLANKNAPVSCLTNITSALYDSLKQQDPEGVGSVLVQLCSSQLKLLQLYTDIQNLHSAADTEASSEALDSLEGIEDELSRVGPTLQRYAQLTSRPSVSFAQDSPDSPLPAKAFLSQMEYNEEGQLSVIRGSETEWNKLGNFLFWGCLSGKSPLHKVCDTLQQAGISPQQLLSLLLSVWLQREKEVLQKPEESVRNLHTLLITLSNMKGAVDESWDTQSISPWWQQVRCTCIQSQNAAAALLAAFVAHRAAKASITSRADSKLQSEWEAVSLELEQWVVCVRQLEDVLVLQTLLLVPPPQGSAGGAAAQCSIKILLEGGTGGITDNVSKWVFRHNLAPERLKEILQKREDKEVDDKQEQKADEEGKDEKEKNQEDPDRTAELLRAVCQRFPHSLSPDLLLAHCCWEYVVQWNKDPEVGRYLSWAVEHLKLVSSPHIQLGICTMMWSTFIVKRFSAAAFLMEKVGKAPKDRLCRRDVGMGDKAMTSFLGCCAQLLQILMEADSAVEEIPLPELSVEEAWCGAEGPASIAELALEQKGVHYPLVQHHCLLASLLHAAMTFVLKVKPLSLFDSKGKNAFFRDLTTIQLMPSGDTDPGLVSLRQEFLLRVLTGWVQAIDDPSSSASGTGSPPLPSNGPKADWWPSLCLELGTLLQVNPDILRRHLVCELYNQGLDLRAEEVMLEVEDKDVLGSQLLVLTGQRLSYSLLHSQSQTQAAMELLARLPPTLCTWLKAMDPSELRCPLVPLPQTSRLVGRLIEMLPENHAQYSLALHLLEAVEALTTED, translated from the exons ATGTCCTGCAGCTTATTGGAGTTTTGTCGGCTCCAAGAGCTCAAAACGGTCAGGGACTACTTGTTCCAGAGCCAGAAAACCAAACCAGTGGAGGAGAAGAATCAAGCAG AAAATGAGCTGTCTTGGGACACTTCTGACTGGGAGGCAGCATGGGATAGCGGTGatggaaaagaggaggaagccACTTCTGCAACAACG gtggaggaggagaccACGGGGCAGAGTGAACCGTGGCTGCAGGATTGCATTGTGTCCCTGTCGCCCTGCTCTGACCTGCTAGTGGTTGCCCGTGAACAGAAGGCTGTCTTTCTCTCAG CTAAGTGGCGTACGGATGACAGTGGCAGAGAGGAGATGACCTTGGCTGTGTCTTGGACTGGAAGCCTCAGCAGTGATGAAGG agaGTGTGTGAGCAGTGCCATCTGTATACCCCTGGCAAGCCAGAAAAG gagctCCACAGGACGACCTGACTGGACATGTGTCGTAGTGGGTTTCACTTCTGGCTATGTGCGCTTCTACACAGAG AATGGGGTTCTGCTCCTGGCCCAGCTGCTGCATGAGGACCCTGTGTTGAGACTCAAGTGTCGCACATATGAGATCCCTCGTCATCCTGGAGTAACCGAGCAG CATGAGGAGTTGAGTATCCTGTATCCTGCTGCGCTGGTCACCATCGATGGCTTCAGCCTCTTTCAGTCTCTGCGTGCCTGCAGGAACCAGGTGGCAAGAG ctgcagcagcaggtagTGATGTCATCCAGCCTCCTCCCCTGGCCTATAAGAAGTGGGGTCTGCAGGACATGGACACCATCGTGGACCACAGTAGTGTGG GTATCATGACGCTGTCTGTGTTCGATCAGATGAAGAATGCCTCTATCCTGGGGGGGTTTAATGCTTCAGTCAAGGGCAGCCCCCCTGCCATGAGCCAGTACATCGCTGTGGGAGGTGGACCGTACACAGGCTTTTACTATGCTGTAGAG gGAAGCTCCCAGCCTCTTCTCTCTCACGTGGCTATGGCTGTGGCCAGTAAACTGACCTCAGCCCTCTTCAGCGCTGCCAG TGGATGGTTAGGTTGGAACAAGAACAAGAATGAAGAGGAGGCTGTCCAGAAACAGAAGCCCAAGGTGGAGGCTGCAACACCTTTAGGAGTCAG ATTTGGTCTCCCAGACTCTCGTCGCCATGGCGagtccatctgtctgtccccCTGCAACACGCTGGCTGGAGTGACGGATGACTTTGGTCGAGTCACGCTGCTGGACTTGGCCAGGGGCATTGCCATCCGCATGTGGAAag GTTACAGAGATGCCCAGCTGGGTTGGCTGCAGGTTCCAGAGGAGCGGGGGGATCGGGAGCACTCCCCCTCTGTTTCCCTCCCCAGACGGCATGCTCTGTTCCTGGTGATCTATGCCCCTCGCAGGGGAATCCTGGAGGTTTGGGGGATGCAGCAGGGGCCTCGAGTTGGAGCCTTTACTGTGGGGAAACACTGCAG GTTGCTGTATGCCGGCTATCGTCTGATGGGGGTGAACAGTGTGACAAGTCAGGGCTGGAAGCTTCACACCCAGCAGGTGTGTCTGCTGGATCCCATCACAGGAGCACTGAGGACAGTGAACATCCCCTTCCACCTGGCTCTCAG TGACAAGAAGAGCGAGCGAGCCAAAGACATGCATCTGTTAAAGAGACTGACTGCTATACTAAAGAGCAGAGAGGTGGAGCCTG atatTTTGGAGAGCGAAGCCAAAAGTGTGCTGCTGGATATCAAACACCCTGCCATTAAGAAGCAG GCTTTGGAGTCTCTGCTGGCAAACAAGAATGCCCCTGTGTCTTGTCTCACTAACATCACATCCGCCTTATATGACTCTCTGAAGCAACAAG ACCCTGAGGGAGTGGGTTCAGTGTTAGTGCAGCTCTGCTCTTCACAGCTGAAACTGCTGCAGCTCTACACTGACATCCAGAACCTGCACTCTGCTGCAGACACAGAGGCCTCCTCTGAAGCT CTGGACTCTCTTGAGGGCATAGAGGATGAATTGTCCCGCGTGGGCCCCACCTTGCAACGCTATGCCCAGCTCACCTCCAGACCCAGCGTTTCATTTGCCCAAGACTCACCAGACTCACCCCTGCCCGCCAAAGCCTTCCTCTCCCAGATGGAGTACAATGAGGAGGGGCAGTTAAGTGTTATCCGCGGGTCTGAAACTGAGTGGAACAAGCTTG GGAACTTTCTATTTTGGGGTTGTCTCTCTGGAAAAAGCCCACTACATAAAGTCTGTGACACACTACAGCAGGCTGGCATCAGTCCACAGCAGCTACTG tctCTGTTGCTAAGCGTTTGGTTGCAAAGGGAGAAGGAGGTGCTACAGAAACCAGAGGAAAGTGTTAGAAACCTTCACACACTACTCATCACCCTCAGCAACATGAAAG GTGCAGTTGACGAGTCATGGGACACCCAGTCTATCTCCCCCTGGTGGCAGCAGGTCCGCTGTACATGCATCCAGTCGCAGAATGCTGCCGCCGCTCTGCTGGCTGCCTTCGTTGCTCATCGAGCTGCTAAGGCGAGCATCACCAGCCGGGCTGACAGCAAG ttgCAGTCGGAGTGGGAGGCGGTGTCTCTGGAGCTGGAGCAGTGGGTGGTGTGTGTTCGCCAGCTGGAGGACGTGCTGGTGCTGCAGACACTGCTGTTGGTGCCTCCACCCCAGGgatcagcagggggcgctgcAGCACAGTGCTCCATCAAAATACTGCTGGAGGGAGGCACAG GTGGCATTACCGACAATGTTTCCAAGTGGGTGTTCAGGCATAACTTAGCCCCTGAGCGACTGAAGGAAATTCTGcaaaagagagaagacaaagaGGTAGATGACAAACAGGAGCAGAAGGCAGATGAAGAAGGAAAGGATGAGAAGGAGAAAAACCAAGAGGACCCAGACAGAACAGCAG AGCTGTTGCGGGCAGTGTGCCAGCGGTTCCCACACTCCCTCTCACCCGACTTGCTCTTAGCCCACTGCTGCTGGGAATATGTGGTGCAGTGGAACAAAGACCCAGAg GTGGGTCGATACTTGTCCTGGGCTGTGGAACATTTGAAACTGGTCTCCAGTCCACATATCCAACTAG GTATTTGTACAATGATGTGGAGTACGTTCATTGTCAAGCGTTTCTCAGCAGCAGCCTTCCTCATGGAGAAG gtggGGAAAGCACCCAAAGATCGCTTATGTCGACGA GATGTAGGGATGGGAGACAAAGCCATGACATCATTCCTGGGCTGTTGTGCTCAGCTGCTGCAGATCCTCATGGAG GCCGACTCAGCGGTGGAGGAGATTCCTCTTCCGGAGCTGTCTGTGGAGGAGGCGTGGTGCGGAGCAGAGGGCCCTGCCTCTATAGCTGAACTGGCCCTGGAGCAGAAAGGTGTCCACTACCCTCTGGTCCAGCACCACTGCCTGTTAGCATCCCTGCTACACGCTGCTATGACCTTTGTCCTGAAGGTCAAGCCGCTCAGTCTGTTCGACAGCAAG GGCAAGAATGCTTTCTTCAGAGATCTGACGACCATTCAGCTGATGCCCAGTGGAGACACGGACCCAGGCCTGGTCTCACTACGACAAGAG TTCCTCCTGCGGGTGCTGACCGGCTGGGTGCAGGCTATAGATGATCCTTCCAGCTCCGCCTCTGGGACCGGGTCCCCCCCATTACCTTCTAATGGCCCCAAGGCTGACTGGTGGCCCTCGCTCTGTCTGGAGCTGGGCACGTTGCTGCAGGTCAATCCTGACATCCTGCGACGGCACCTCGTCTGCGAGCTCTACAACCAGGGCCTGGACCTACGAGCTGAGGAG GTGATGTTAGAAGTGGAAGACAAGGACGTGCTGGGCTCTCAGCTGCTGGTGCTGACTGGTCAGAGGCTGAGCTACTCACTGCTTCACAGCCAGAGCCAGACGCAGGCTGCCATGGAGCTGCTGGCCCGCCTGCCCCCCACCCTCTGCACATGGCTCAAGGCTATG GACCCCAGCGAGCTGCGGTGCCCCCTGGTCCCCCTGCCCCAGACCAGCAGACTGGTCGGCCGCCTTATTGAAATGCTGCCGGAGAACCACGCCCAGTACAGTCTGGCTCTTCACCTTCTGGAGGCCGTGGAGGCCCTCACAACGGAGGACTGA
- the rab3gap2 gene encoding rab3 GTPase-activating protein non-catalytic subunit isoform X1: MSCSLLEFCRLQELKTVRDYLFQSQKTKPVEEKNQAAENELSWDTSDWEAAWDSGDGKEEEATSATTVEEETTGQSEPWLQDCIVSLSPCSDLLVVAREQKAVFLSAKWRTDDSGREEMTLAVSWTGSLSSDEGECVSSAICIPLASQKRSSTGRPDWTCVVVGFTSGYVRFYTENGVLLLAQLLHEDPVLRLKCRTYEIPRHPGVTEQHEELSILYPAALVTIDGFSLFQSLRACRNQVARAAAAGSDVIQPPPLAYKKWGLQDMDTIVDHSSVGIMTLSVFDQMKNASILGGFNASVKGSPPAMSQYIAVGGGPYTGFYYAVEGSSQPLLSHVAMAVASKLTSALFSAASGWLGWNKNKNEEEAVQKQKPKVEAATPLGVRFGLPDSRRHGESICLSPCNTLAGVTDDFGRVTLLDLARGIAIRMWKGYRDAQLGWLQVPEERGDREHSPSVSLPRRHALFLVIYAPRRGILEVWGMQQGPRVGAFTVGKHCRLLYAGYRLMGVNSVTSQGWKLHTQQVCLLDPITGALRTVNIPFHLALSDKKSERAKDMHLLKRLTAILKSREVEPDILESEAKSVLLDIKHPAIKKQALESLLANKNAPVSCLTNITSALYDSLKQQDPEGVGSVLVQLCSSQLKLLQLYTDIQNLHSAADTEASSEALDSLEGIEDELSRVGPTLQRYAQLTSRPSVSFAQDSPDSPLPAKAFLSQMEYNEEGQLSVIRGSETEWNKLGNFLFWGCLSGKSPLHKVCDTLQQAGISPQQLLSLLLSVWLQREKEVLQKPEESVRNLHTLLITLSNMKGAVDESWDTQSISPWWQQVRCTCIQSQNAAAALLAAFVAHRAAKASITSRADSKLQSEWEAVSLELEQWVVCVRQLEDVLVLQTLLLVPPPQGSAGGAAAQCSIKILLEGGTGGITDNVSKWVFRHNLAPERLKEILQKREDKEVDDKQEQKADEEGKDEKEKNQEDPDRTAELLRAVCQRFPHSLSPDLLLAHCCWEYVVQWNKDPEVGRYLSWAVEHLKLVSSPHIQLGICTMMWSTFIVKRFSAAAFLMEKVGKAPKDRLCRRDVGMGDKAMTSFLGCCAQLLQILMEADSAVEEIPLPELSVEEAWCGAEGPASIAELALEQKGVHYPLVQHHCLLASLLHAAMTFVLKVKPLSLFDSKGKNAFFRDLTTIQLMPSGDTDPGLVSLRQEFLLRVLTGWVQAIDDPSSSASGTGSPPLPSNGPKADWWPSLCLELGTLLQVNPDILRRHLVCELYNQGLDLRAEEVMLEVEDKDVLGSQLLVLTGQRLSYSLLHSQSQTQAAMELLARLPPTLCTWLKAMDPSELRCPLVPLPQTSRLVGRLIEMLPENHAQYSLALHLLEAVEALTTED; the protein is encoded by the exons ATGTCCTGCAGCTTATTGGAGTTTTGTCGGCTCCAAGAGCTCAAAACGGTCAGGGACTACTTGTTCCAGAGCCAGAAAACCAAACCAGTGGAGGAGAAGAATCAAGCAG CAGAAAATGAGCTGTCTTGGGACACTTCTGACTGGGAGGCAGCATGGGATAGCGGTGatggaaaagaggaggaagccACTTCTGCAACAACG gtggaggaggagaccACGGGGCAGAGTGAACCGTGGCTGCAGGATTGCATTGTGTCCCTGTCGCCCTGCTCTGACCTGCTAGTGGTTGCCCGTGAACAGAAGGCTGTCTTTCTCTCAG CTAAGTGGCGTACGGATGACAGTGGCAGAGAGGAGATGACCTTGGCTGTGTCTTGGACTGGAAGCCTCAGCAGTGATGAAGG agaGTGTGTGAGCAGTGCCATCTGTATACCCCTGGCAAGCCAGAAAAG gagctCCACAGGACGACCTGACTGGACATGTGTCGTAGTGGGTTTCACTTCTGGCTATGTGCGCTTCTACACAGAG AATGGGGTTCTGCTCCTGGCCCAGCTGCTGCATGAGGACCCTGTGTTGAGACTCAAGTGTCGCACATATGAGATCCCTCGTCATCCTGGAGTAACCGAGCAG CATGAGGAGTTGAGTATCCTGTATCCTGCTGCGCTGGTCACCATCGATGGCTTCAGCCTCTTTCAGTCTCTGCGTGCCTGCAGGAACCAGGTGGCAAGAG ctgcagcagcaggtagTGATGTCATCCAGCCTCCTCCCCTGGCCTATAAGAAGTGGGGTCTGCAGGACATGGACACCATCGTGGACCACAGTAGTGTGG GTATCATGACGCTGTCTGTGTTCGATCAGATGAAGAATGCCTCTATCCTGGGGGGGTTTAATGCTTCAGTCAAGGGCAGCCCCCCTGCCATGAGCCAGTACATCGCTGTGGGAGGTGGACCGTACACAGGCTTTTACTATGCTGTAGAG gGAAGCTCCCAGCCTCTTCTCTCTCACGTGGCTATGGCTGTGGCCAGTAAACTGACCTCAGCCCTCTTCAGCGCTGCCAG TGGATGGTTAGGTTGGAACAAGAACAAGAATGAAGAGGAGGCTGTCCAGAAACAGAAGCCCAAGGTGGAGGCTGCAACACCTTTAGGAGTCAG ATTTGGTCTCCCAGACTCTCGTCGCCATGGCGagtccatctgtctgtccccCTGCAACACGCTGGCTGGAGTGACGGATGACTTTGGTCGAGTCACGCTGCTGGACTTGGCCAGGGGCATTGCCATCCGCATGTGGAAag GTTACAGAGATGCCCAGCTGGGTTGGCTGCAGGTTCCAGAGGAGCGGGGGGATCGGGAGCACTCCCCCTCTGTTTCCCTCCCCAGACGGCATGCTCTGTTCCTGGTGATCTATGCCCCTCGCAGGGGAATCCTGGAGGTTTGGGGGATGCAGCAGGGGCCTCGAGTTGGAGCCTTTACTGTGGGGAAACACTGCAG GTTGCTGTATGCCGGCTATCGTCTGATGGGGGTGAACAGTGTGACAAGTCAGGGCTGGAAGCTTCACACCCAGCAGGTGTGTCTGCTGGATCCCATCACAGGAGCACTGAGGACAGTGAACATCCCCTTCCACCTGGCTCTCAG TGACAAGAAGAGCGAGCGAGCCAAAGACATGCATCTGTTAAAGAGACTGACTGCTATACTAAAGAGCAGAGAGGTGGAGCCTG atatTTTGGAGAGCGAAGCCAAAAGTGTGCTGCTGGATATCAAACACCCTGCCATTAAGAAGCAG GCTTTGGAGTCTCTGCTGGCAAACAAGAATGCCCCTGTGTCTTGTCTCACTAACATCACATCCGCCTTATATGACTCTCTGAAGCAACAAG ACCCTGAGGGAGTGGGTTCAGTGTTAGTGCAGCTCTGCTCTTCACAGCTGAAACTGCTGCAGCTCTACACTGACATCCAGAACCTGCACTCTGCTGCAGACACAGAGGCCTCCTCTGAAGCT CTGGACTCTCTTGAGGGCATAGAGGATGAATTGTCCCGCGTGGGCCCCACCTTGCAACGCTATGCCCAGCTCACCTCCAGACCCAGCGTTTCATTTGCCCAAGACTCACCAGACTCACCCCTGCCCGCCAAAGCCTTCCTCTCCCAGATGGAGTACAATGAGGAGGGGCAGTTAAGTGTTATCCGCGGGTCTGAAACTGAGTGGAACAAGCTTG GGAACTTTCTATTTTGGGGTTGTCTCTCTGGAAAAAGCCCACTACATAAAGTCTGTGACACACTACAGCAGGCTGGCATCAGTCCACAGCAGCTACTG tctCTGTTGCTAAGCGTTTGGTTGCAAAGGGAGAAGGAGGTGCTACAGAAACCAGAGGAAAGTGTTAGAAACCTTCACACACTACTCATCACCCTCAGCAACATGAAAG GTGCAGTTGACGAGTCATGGGACACCCAGTCTATCTCCCCCTGGTGGCAGCAGGTCCGCTGTACATGCATCCAGTCGCAGAATGCTGCCGCCGCTCTGCTGGCTGCCTTCGTTGCTCATCGAGCTGCTAAGGCGAGCATCACCAGCCGGGCTGACAGCAAG ttgCAGTCGGAGTGGGAGGCGGTGTCTCTGGAGCTGGAGCAGTGGGTGGTGTGTGTTCGCCAGCTGGAGGACGTGCTGGTGCTGCAGACACTGCTGTTGGTGCCTCCACCCCAGGgatcagcagggggcgctgcAGCACAGTGCTCCATCAAAATACTGCTGGAGGGAGGCACAG GTGGCATTACCGACAATGTTTCCAAGTGGGTGTTCAGGCATAACTTAGCCCCTGAGCGACTGAAGGAAATTCTGcaaaagagagaagacaaagaGGTAGATGACAAACAGGAGCAGAAGGCAGATGAAGAAGGAAAGGATGAGAAGGAGAAAAACCAAGAGGACCCAGACAGAACAGCAG AGCTGTTGCGGGCAGTGTGCCAGCGGTTCCCACACTCCCTCTCACCCGACTTGCTCTTAGCCCACTGCTGCTGGGAATATGTGGTGCAGTGGAACAAAGACCCAGAg GTGGGTCGATACTTGTCCTGGGCTGTGGAACATTTGAAACTGGTCTCCAGTCCACATATCCAACTAG GTATTTGTACAATGATGTGGAGTACGTTCATTGTCAAGCGTTTCTCAGCAGCAGCCTTCCTCATGGAGAAG gtggGGAAAGCACCCAAAGATCGCTTATGTCGACGA GATGTAGGGATGGGAGACAAAGCCATGACATCATTCCTGGGCTGTTGTGCTCAGCTGCTGCAGATCCTCATGGAG GCCGACTCAGCGGTGGAGGAGATTCCTCTTCCGGAGCTGTCTGTGGAGGAGGCGTGGTGCGGAGCAGAGGGCCCTGCCTCTATAGCTGAACTGGCCCTGGAGCAGAAAGGTGTCCACTACCCTCTGGTCCAGCACCACTGCCTGTTAGCATCCCTGCTACACGCTGCTATGACCTTTGTCCTGAAGGTCAAGCCGCTCAGTCTGTTCGACAGCAAG GGCAAGAATGCTTTCTTCAGAGATCTGACGACCATTCAGCTGATGCCCAGTGGAGACACGGACCCAGGCCTGGTCTCACTACGACAAGAG TTCCTCCTGCGGGTGCTGACCGGCTGGGTGCAGGCTATAGATGATCCTTCCAGCTCCGCCTCTGGGACCGGGTCCCCCCCATTACCTTCTAATGGCCCCAAGGCTGACTGGTGGCCCTCGCTCTGTCTGGAGCTGGGCACGTTGCTGCAGGTCAATCCTGACATCCTGCGACGGCACCTCGTCTGCGAGCTCTACAACCAGGGCCTGGACCTACGAGCTGAGGAG GTGATGTTAGAAGTGGAAGACAAGGACGTGCTGGGCTCTCAGCTGCTGGTGCTGACTGGTCAGAGGCTGAGCTACTCACTGCTTCACAGCCAGAGCCAGACGCAGGCTGCCATGGAGCTGCTGGCCCGCCTGCCCCCCACCCTCTGCACATGGCTCAAGGCTATG GACCCCAGCGAGCTGCGGTGCCCCCTGGTCCCCCTGCCCCAGACCAGCAGACTGGTCGGCCGCCTTATTGAAATGCTGCCGGAGAACCACGCCCAGTACAGTCTGGCTCTTCACCTTCTGGAGGCCGTGGAGGCCCTCACAACGGAGGACTGA